From a region of the Bermanella marisrubri genome:
- a CDS encoding glutathione S-transferase family protein, whose amino-acid sequence MGLLIEGQWHDQWYDTKSQGGRFKRQESEFRHTISPDGPFKPESDRYHLYVSMACPWAHRALIFRKLKDLSEHISVSVVHPNMLSNGWEFRQDDGFYKDHLYDFEFAHQLYTKAKSDYTGRVTVPILWDKQSQTIVNNESSEIIRIFNSAFNELTGNNHDYYPQTLQSEIDAVNERIYHTVNNGVYKAGFATTQDAYKEAFNELFDSLDWIEQRLSEHRYMVGDQITEADWRLFTTLVRFDAVYVGHFKCNKKRIVDYPNMWAYLRELYQHADVATTVHMDQIKRHYYYSHTMINPTQVIPEGPDLDFWAPHDRD is encoded by the coding sequence ATGGGATTGTTGATAGAAGGTCAGTGGCACGACCAATGGTACGACACCAAAAGCCAAGGTGGTCGCTTCAAACGCCAAGAAAGCGAATTTCGCCATACCATTTCACCTGACGGGCCTTTCAAGCCAGAATCGGATCGTTATCATCTTTACGTCTCAATGGCTTGTCCTTGGGCACACCGAGCATTGATCTTCCGCAAGCTAAAAGATTTAAGCGAACACATTTCTGTTAGCGTCGTGCACCCGAATATGTTGTCCAATGGATGGGAGTTTCGTCAGGACGATGGTTTTTATAAAGATCATCTATACGACTTTGAGTTTGCCCATCAGCTATATACAAAAGCCAAGTCCGATTACACAGGTCGCGTAACTGTACCCATATTATGGGATAAACAATCACAAACCATCGTGAATAACGAATCTAGCGAAATTATTCGTATCTTCAATAGTGCGTTTAATGAACTGACAGGCAACAATCACGATTATTATCCTCAAACCCTTCAATCGGAGATCGATGCGGTCAACGAGCGCATTTACCATACTGTAAACAATGGGGTATACAAGGCTGGCTTTGCCACGACACAAGATGCCTACAAAGAAGCATTTAACGAACTGTTTGATTCACTGGATTGGATAGAGCAGAGATTATCTGAGCATCGTTATATGGTCGGTGATCAGATCACGGAAGCGGACTGGCGATTATTCACCACTTTGGTGCGTTTTGATGCGGTTTATGTCGGGCATTTTAAATGTAATAAAAAACGCATAGTGGACTACCCCAATATGTGGGCCTACTTGCGAGAGCTGTATCAGCACGCCGATGTCGCCACTACCGTGCATATGGATCAGATCAAGCGCCATTATTATTATAGCCATACCATGATTAATCCCACTCAAGTTATCCCTGAAGGCCCTGATCTGGATTTTTGGGCACCTCATGATCGAGATTGA
- a CDS encoding tRNA (cytidine(34)-2'-O)-methyltransferase — MFHIALFEPQIAPNTGNIIRLCANNGCQLHLIEPMGFNLEEKKLRRAGLDYHEFANVSVYPDYWAFKEAMKDKRIFACTTKGSGHYHKVKYQPDDVLLFGAETHGLSDEVMESIDPSMRIRIPMLPDSRSLNLSNSVAIISLEAWRQNDFSGGV, encoded by the coding sequence ATGTTCCATATCGCTTTATTCGAACCTCAGATCGCCCCTAACACGGGGAATATTATTAGACTATGCGCCAACAATGGTTGCCAGCTGCATTTGATCGAGCCTATGGGTTTTAATTTAGAGGAAAAAAAATTAAGGCGGGCAGGTTTGGATTATCATGAGTTTGCCAATGTAAGTGTGTATCCAGATTATTGGGCGTTTAAAGAGGCCATGAAGGATAAACGTATTTTTGCTTGTACAACAAAAGGCAGTGGCCATTATCACAAAGTGAAGTATCAACCTGATGATGTACTGCTATTTGGTGCTGAAACTCATGGACTGAGTGATGAAGTAATGGAGAGCATTGATCCAAGCATGCGCATTCGAATACCTATGCTGCCCGATAGTCGCAGCTTAAATCTGTCTAATTCTGTTGCCATTATTTCCTTAGAAGCGTGGCGTCAAAATGATTTTTCTGGCGGAGTTTAA
- a CDS encoding UbiH/UbiF/VisC/COQ6 family ubiquinone biosynthesis hydroxylase codes for MQYDVIIIGGGMVGSALALALSNAMQTGQMPEQKIALIEPSPATMPQQKIEHVTDVDMRVSAIHRGNQAFLQSIGAWQGIPKQRLSAYDKMRVWDGIGTGHIQFDASEMTEPCLGHIIENRCVAAALINEIQRQGKIRLITQKTTEIERLSEENESYYVHLDNDDLLKTSTIVAADGARSFIRQWAEFETREWDYEHHGLVCTIRTEQSHQLCAWQRFTPDGVLAFLPLPQDDNGQENLVSIVYSCSPEKADSLLALPDDEFCQTLSGEFEYQLGRVLEVGPRAAIPLRQRHAKTYVKSGVVLIGDAAHTIHPLAGQGVNLGLMDANVLAQEWIRASRRGLALNDGLTLQRFERRRMGENLSMMATMEGFKRLFAPQPPAITWMRNWGMTKVNQAPMVKHHIMQLAMGL; via the coding sequence ATGCAATACGATGTAATCATTATCGGTGGCGGCATGGTGGGTTCCGCGTTGGCCTTAGCATTAAGTAATGCAATGCAAACCGGGCAAATGCCTGAACAAAAAATTGCCTTGATTGAGCCCAGCCCGGCGACTATGCCACAGCAAAAAATCGAACATGTGACCGATGTAGATATGCGCGTTAGTGCAATCCATCGTGGTAACCAGGCCTTTTTACAAAGCATAGGAGCTTGGCAGGGTATTCCCAAGCAGCGCCTTAGTGCTTATGACAAAATGCGAGTATGGGACGGAATTGGTACAGGGCATATTCAATTTGATGCGTCTGAAATGACCGAGCCATGCTTGGGGCATATTATCGAAAACCGATGTGTCGCAGCGGCACTCATTAACGAGATACAGCGTCAGGGAAAAATTCGCTTGATCACTCAAAAGACAACTGAGATCGAGCGCCTCAGCGAAGAAAATGAAAGCTATTACGTACACTTGGATAACGATGATTTGTTAAAAACATCCACGATTGTGGCTGCTGATGGAGCGCGTTCGTTTATTCGTCAGTGGGCTGAATTTGAAACTCGCGAGTGGGATTATGAGCATCATGGATTAGTGTGCACTATTCGCACTGAACAGTCCCATCAACTATGCGCATGGCAGCGATTTACACCAGATGGTGTACTTGCGTTTTTACCATTGCCGCAAGATGACAATGGACAAGAGAACCTAGTATCCATTGTTTATTCCTGTTCTCCAGAAAAAGCAGATTCATTGTTAGCTCTGCCCGATGACGAGTTTTGTCAGACCCTCTCTGGCGAATTTGAATATCAATTGGGTCGCGTTTTAGAGGTGGGACCGCGGGCCGCTATCCCGCTACGTCAGCGTCATGCCAAAACGTATGTGAAGTCGGGAGTCGTCTTGATTGGTGACGCTGCACATACCATTCATCCGCTGGCGGGTCAGGGGGTAAATCTTGGCTTGATGGATGCCAATGTGCTTGCGCAAGAGTGGATCCGAGCAAGCAGAAGGGGTCTTGCGCTGAACGATGGATTGACTTTGCAACGGTTTGAGCGCCGACGTATGGGCGAGAATCTGAGTATGATGGCTACTATGGAAGGCTTTAAGCGCTTATTCGCTCCGCAACCACCGGCCATTACTTGGATGCGCAATTGGGGAATGACTAAGGTTAATCAAGCACCCATGGTGAAGCACCATATTATGCAGCTGGCTATGGGGTTATAA
- the ubiH gene encoding 2-octaprenyl-6-methoxyphenyl hydroxylase, which produces MADHDFDCIVVGGGMVGASFLLMLEPALEQGQKIAIIDQFDLTQSQWQQPSFDDRSSAISEGSRRILQRLGVWSELSKATPIEHIHVSQRGHYGRVRMHSADYQLDSLGHVVENRVLGQALASRLSAMKQSYPNLSIIAPAQVKAVNARSSDQKCVYRLVLDQDREISTGLLIAADGANSHICQSLGIIQTRRSYEQTAIIANIAMSQKHEQWAYERFTEQGPLALLPLDQNRYALVWCMESKLAEQRLALDDATFTAQLQKQIGFDKGLVERVGERQSYPLILVQAQEQVRNGLVVLGNAAHSLHPVAGQGFNLALRDARQLANVINKTSIGLEDLFDYAHRQENDQRLTVSASHSLPTLFQSSSLSILRGLALTNLDLVPTAKKLFARQAMGLVSKASVWRPQQMTKGAQ; this is translated from the coding sequence ATGGCCGATCATGATTTTGATTGCATAGTTGTCGGTGGCGGCATGGTCGGCGCGTCATTTTTGCTGATGTTGGAACCCGCTCTCGAGCAAGGCCAAAAAATCGCTATTATCGACCAGTTTGATTTAACGCAAAGTCAATGGCAGCAACCCAGTTTTGATGATCGCTCCAGTGCTATTAGTGAAGGTAGCCGCCGCATATTGCAGCGCCTAGGGGTTTGGTCCGAGTTATCCAAAGCCACACCTATTGAGCATATCCATGTGAGTCAGCGTGGTCATTACGGGCGTGTTCGTATGCACAGTGCCGACTACCAATTAGATTCACTCGGCCATGTGGTAGAAAATCGAGTGCTTGGACAAGCTCTGGCGTCACGGTTATCAGCCATGAAGCAAAGCTACCCCAATCTTTCTATTATTGCTCCTGCTCAAGTGAAAGCGGTGAATGCTCGTTCTTCCGATCAGAAATGCGTTTATCGGCTTGTGCTCGACCAAGATCGAGAGATCTCCACTGGGTTATTGATAGCGGCGGATGGTGCCAATAGCCATATTTGTCAGTCCCTTGGCATCATTCAAACACGACGCTCTTATGAGCAAACCGCGATTATTGCCAATATCGCTATGAGTCAAAAACATGAACAATGGGCATATGAGCGTTTCACCGAGCAGGGTCCTTTAGCACTTTTGCCGCTTGATCAAAACCGTTATGCGCTAGTGTGGTGTATGGAGTCGAAACTCGCTGAACAAAGATTAGCGCTCGACGATGCAACTTTTACTGCGCAGCTGCAAAAACAAATCGGTTTTGATAAAGGCTTGGTTGAACGTGTGGGCGAACGACAAAGCTACCCTTTGATCCTGGTGCAAGCGCAAGAGCAGGTGCGTAATGGTTTGGTGGTATTGGGTAACGCGGCCCATTCATTACATCCTGTTGCTGGACAGGGCTTTAACCTCGCATTACGAGATGCGCGTCAATTGGCCAATGTGATCAACAAAACTTCAATTGGGCTTGAGGACTTGTTCGATTATGCTCATCGTCAAGAAAATGATCAGCGCCTTACCGTGAGTGCTAGTCATAGTCTTCCGACGTTATTTCAATCTAGTTCTCTCTCGATATTAAGAGGCTTGGCTCTAACCAACTTAGATTTAGTACCGACAGCCAAAAAATTATTTGCGCGTCAGGCTATGGGACTTGTAAGTAAAGCTTCAGTGTGGCGACCGCAACAAATGACAAAAGGCGCTCAATAA
- the pepP gene encoding Xaa-Pro aminopeptidase, translating to MLNFAAHRQALFAQLPPNSLAIIPSASLQTRNNDAEFPFRQDSDFYYLTGFTEDSACLVLRKADGDDTSIMFCQPKIKEMEIWTGYRLGPEAAAEQLNISEARSIEEFTESLPKLLENIDHLYAAWGKDAQQDALYLDAINKAKLQSRKGVKAPQHMHAIEPLLHEQRLIKSEPEIEIMRRAAQISAEAHIKAMEAVKPGIHEYQLEGLIRFHASQNGSRFDAYTSIVGSGANACVLHYIDNDDVIENGNLVLIDAGCEVEHYASDITRTFPANGRFSQAQKALYEVVLDAQLKAIDAVKPGNHCKVSHEVALQALTEGLVKLGLLSGDVDTLIKEEAYKPFFMHGTGHWLGLDVHDVGAYKVDNQWRELKPGMVVTIEPGLYVAPDNMDVDEKWRGIGIRIEDDVLVTDQGHEVLSHAVPKSVEEIEALASKNQ from the coding sequence ATGTTGAATTTTGCAGCCCATCGACAGGCATTATTTGCGCAGTTACCGCCAAACAGTTTAGCGATTATTCCTTCAGCGAGTTTGCAAACACGCAATAACGATGCAGAGTTTCCATTTCGCCAAGATAGTGATTTCTACTATTTAACTGGATTTACTGAAGATAGCGCGTGCTTGGTGTTGCGCAAAGCAGATGGCGATGATACTTCGATCATGTTTTGTCAGCCAAAGATCAAAGAAATGGAAATTTGGACGGGCTATCGCCTAGGACCTGAGGCGGCAGCGGAACAGCTCAATATAAGCGAGGCTCGTTCTATTGAAGAGTTTACAGAATCGCTACCAAAATTATTAGAAAACATTGATCATCTTTATGCCGCGTGGGGAAAAGATGCGCAGCAGGATGCTCTTTATCTAGATGCAATTAACAAAGCCAAATTGCAGTCGCGAAAAGGTGTTAAAGCACCGCAGCATATGCATGCCATTGAGCCTTTGTTGCATGAACAGCGTCTAATAAAAAGCGAGCCAGAGATCGAGATTATGCGTCGCGCTGCCCAGATCAGTGCTGAGGCCCACATCAAAGCGATGGAGGCCGTTAAACCGGGCATTCATGAGTATCAGTTAGAAGGTTTGATCCGTTTCCACGCATCACAAAACGGGTCACGATTTGATGCTTATACGAGTATCGTGGGAAGTGGGGCTAACGCCTGCGTATTACATTACATCGACAATGACGACGTGATTGAAAACGGCAATTTGGTTTTAATTGACGCAGGTTGTGAAGTCGAACATTACGCCAGTGATATAACTCGTACTTTTCCTGCCAACGGGCGCTTTAGCCAAGCACAAAAAGCTTTATATGAAGTGGTATTAGATGCCCAGTTGAAAGCGATTGATGCAGTAAAACCGGGTAACCATTGTAAAGTTTCTCATGAGGTCGCTTTGCAGGCGTTAACAGAAGGCCTAGTAAAACTTGGATTGCTAAGCGGTGATGTGGATACTCTGATTAAAGAGGAAGCTTATAAGCCATTTTTTATGCATGGCACTGGCCATTGGTTGGGCTTGGACGTTCATGACGTAGGTGCATATAAGGTGGATAATCAGTGGCGTGAACTGAAGCCCGGTATGGTCGTCACTATTGAGCCAGGTTTGTATGTTGCACCCGACAACATGGATGTAGACGAAAAGTGGCGTGGTATTGGTATCCGCATTGAAGATGACGTCTTGGTCACTGATCAGGGTCATGAAGTACTGAGCCATGCTGTGCCAAAATCTGTGGAAGAAATTGAAGCGTTGGCTTCTAAGAACCAATAG
- a CDS encoding UPF0149 family protein, with product MSNKISRFDLYANIGLAQGALTSPSALQGWLTGYVCSGARLSKKQWLEASAEYLGLPETWNDKSKLPVLGFYQDELRNIEGEDMDYQLLLPSDESDFTVRMQAFAEWAKGFLDGFGASGRIDESDLTEDVMEVLKHYDAFSYGIEDDDLDEDSERLFTELVEHARVTAMFMFYHFNQQQEPKLH from the coding sequence ATGAGCAACAAAATTTCTCGCTTTGATTTATACGCCAATATTGGACTAGCACAGGGTGCCCTTACTTCCCCTTCAGCCCTGCAAGGCTGGTTGACTGGCTATGTGTGTAGCGGTGCTCGACTCAGCAAAAAGCAATGGTTAGAAGCCAGTGCTGAGTACTTGGGCCTTCCGGAAACCTGGAACGACAAAAGTAAACTTCCTGTTTTAGGTTTTTACCAAGATGAATTGCGTAACATCGAAGGTGAGGACATGGATTATCAATTGTTGTTACCGAGTGATGAGTCGGATTTTACCGTACGCATGCAGGCGTTTGCTGAATGGGCTAAGGGATTTTTAGATGGATTTGGTGCGTCAGGTCGTATCGATGAGTCTGATCTTACGGAAGACGTAATGGAAGTCCTCAAACACTATGATGCTTTTAGTTATGGTATTGAAGATGATGATCTGGACGAGGATAGCGAACGTTTATTTACGGAATTGGTTGAGCATGCTCGCGTGACCGCTATGTTCATGTTCTATCATTTTAATCAGCAGCAAGAACCCAAGCTTCATTAA
- a CDS encoding TIGR02449 family protein, with the protein MDSHNLKDINKKLDELISAYRECKEENRKLKAEADGWQHERNRLLQQNELARNKIAEMIARLRHLEQEPNE; encoded by the coding sequence ATGGATTCTCACAATCTTAAAGATATCAATAAAAAACTAGACGAACTCATTTCGGCATACCGCGAGTGCAAAGAAGAGAATCGAAAACTCAAAGCTGAGGCCGATGGTTGGCAACACGAGCGCAATCGTCTACTGCAACAGAATGAGCTGGCTCGCAACAAAATTGCGGAGATGATCGCCCGTTTACGTCACTTGGAGCAAGAACCCAATGAGTAA
- a CDS encoding cell division protein ZapA encodes MSNQSGTGQENTVAVDLMGKEYRVACPEESRQDLERAARLLNERMHEIKSQGKLYGTERVAIMAALNLAYDYLNAIGGSESLQSQIRNLNSKLEGVLAEDQQMDLEP; translated from the coding sequence ATGAGTAACCAATCAGGAACAGGCCAAGAGAATACAGTGGCCGTGGATCTCATGGGAAAAGAGTACCGCGTAGCCTGCCCAGAAGAGTCTCGACAAGACCTTGAACGTGCCGCACGCCTGTTGAACGAGCGCATGCACGAGATAAAATCACAAGGCAAACTCTATGGAACTGAACGCGTTGCCATTATGGCTGCACTCAATCTTGCCTACGACTACCTTAATGCCATTGGTGGTAGCGAGAGCTTACAAAGCCAAATTCGCAACCTGAATAGCAAGCTCGAAGGGGTCCTAGCAGAGGATCAACAAATGGATCTTGAACCTTAA
- a CDS encoding 5-formyltetrahydrofolate cyclo-ligase has translation MSIQQDSTQPIDRQLIRQAMRGKRQSLSDQQQLKHAKAIAKHAMSANFFTRAQTIAIYLANDGEANPVVLAEKSLYRGKQCVLPILHPTKKGFLQFADYRLPRKKNKFGIEEPISREFVKAQQLDLVFMPLVAFDQQGGRLGMGGGFYDRSFEFLRHSTLPKPKLIGLAHSFQQVESLPIEEWDVPMHAIVTEKGLIEF, from the coding sequence ATGAGCATTCAGCAAGATTCGACACAACCCATTGATCGCCAATTGATTCGTCAAGCCATGCGCGGCAAACGGCAATCACTCAGTGACCAACAACAGCTTAAGCATGCCAAAGCCATCGCTAAGCACGCTATGTCAGCCAATTTTTTCACCCGAGCACAAACCATCGCTATCTATCTCGCCAACGATGGCGAAGCCAATCCTGTCGTCTTAGCAGAAAAATCGTTATACCGTGGCAAGCAATGCGTTTTACCCATTCTTCATCCCACCAAGAAAGGTTTTTTGCAATTTGCAGATTACCGATTACCACGCAAAAAAAACAAGTTTGGTATCGAAGAGCCTATTAGCCGTGAGTTTGTGAAAGCGCAGCAATTAGACCTTGTGTTTATGCCACTAGTGGCCTTTGATCAGCAAGGAGGACGTTTAGGGATGGGTGGCGGATTTTACGATCGCAGCTTTGAATTCTTGCGTCATTCGACGCTACCTAAACCAAAGCTTATTGGTTTGGCCCATAGCTTTCAGCAAGTAGAGTCATTGCCTATTGAAGAATGGGATGTACCCATGCATGCAATCGTTACAGAAAAGGGCCTAATAGAGTTTTAA
- a CDS encoding ATP-binding protein, with translation MKHWFAQLAFGKKIQLLINAISVGVLLLAVLAIGLGFYGEFKRNLEDRVIQKSRLLADAASVGVIFDQTESVSMLLRSLAVDNGVVEAIVYKKLGASRYEYFAHYRHESLSKKTANDYAYDMGPQQEWYRNAFILRLPMLVDGEEIGRLVLVENDNYLRVFVQNILIYLIPILLTSMFLIWLISRRVQFWVAKPLRELTVAVNEVAYKQNYQMEVRINSDDELGELGGAFNVMLNKLAENDEYRVKKELEIIQLNADLEDKVFERTRELKKSLDDLKHTQQQLVEQEKMASLGELVAGVAHEINTPIGVGITAVSHLDNTVQRLRESFIAGTLTKQQFTDLLSGVNESSDILAANLKRAADLVKAFKSVAVDQTSAEARLFNLNDYIKDVLTSLRPKLKRVSHQVIMEVDENIDLYCDPGIISQIFTNLILNSLNHAFSDADEGKMEIKAEADEKNIHLTYCDDGEGIEPDLLPRLFDPFVTTKRGQGGSGLGTHIIYNLVTQGLGGTIHCTSELGKGACFDIVIPKQRITPSSMS, from the coding sequence GTGAAGCACTGGTTTGCGCAACTCGCCTTTGGCAAGAAGATACAGCTGCTTATTAACGCGATTAGCGTAGGTGTCTTGCTATTAGCTGTTCTGGCTATTGGTTTAGGATTTTATGGCGAGTTCAAACGCAATTTAGAAGATAGAGTGATTCAAAAGTCTAGATTATTGGCTGATGCGGCCTCAGTAGGGGTTATTTTCGACCAGACCGAATCGGTTAGTATGTTGTTGAGATCCTTGGCAGTGGATAATGGCGTCGTCGAGGCGATTGTGTACAAAAAACTAGGCGCCTCACGCTATGAGTATTTTGCTCATTATCGTCATGAAAGTTTGAGTAAAAAGACGGCTAACGACTATGCCTACGATATGGGCCCCCAGCAAGAGTGGTACAGAAACGCTTTTATACTTCGTTTGCCTATGCTTGTGGATGGTGAGGAAATTGGACGTTTGGTTTTAGTTGAAAACGACAACTATCTTAGGGTATTTGTGCAAAATATTCTGATCTATCTAATCCCTATACTGCTTACCTCGATGTTCTTGATTTGGCTTATTAGTAGGCGAGTTCAGTTCTGGGTCGCCAAGCCTTTACGTGAACTTACCGTTGCGGTTAATGAAGTTGCTTACAAGCAGAATTATCAAATGGAAGTCCGCATCAATAGCGATGATGAATTAGGGGAGCTTGGCGGTGCATTTAATGTCATGCTGAATAAGCTGGCAGAAAACGATGAATATCGTGTGAAGAAAGAGCTAGAAATTATACAGTTGAATGCGGATCTAGAAGACAAGGTATTTGAGCGTACGAGGGAGCTGAAGAAGAGTCTCGATGATCTAAAACACACACAGCAGCAGTTAGTAGAGCAAGAGAAAATGGCATCTTTGGGCGAGCTTGTCGCTGGCGTAGCTCATGAAATCAATACACCCATTGGCGTAGGAATTACAGCCGTTAGTCATTTAGATAATACTGTTCAGCGGTTACGAGAAAGTTTTATCGCGGGTACCTTGACTAAGCAGCAGTTCACGGACTTACTCAGTGGCGTCAATGAAAGCAGTGACATTCTCGCTGCTAATTTAAAACGTGCCGCGGATCTTGTGAAAGCATTTAAATCTGTCGCTGTAGATCAAACCAGTGCCGAAGCTAGGCTTTTTAATCTCAACGATTATATTAAAGACGTTTTGACTTCGTTACGCCCTAAATTGAAACGCGTCAGTCATCAGGTCATTATGGAGGTCGATGAAAATATCGACCTTTATTGCGACCCTGGAATTATTTCGCAAATTTTCACCAATTTGATTTTAAACTCTCTTAATCATGCTTTTAGTGATGCGGATGAAGGAAAAATGGAAATAAAGGCCGAAGCGGATGAAAAAAATATACATCTAACCTACTGCGATGATGGCGAGGGAATAGAGCCGGATCTGCTGCCTCGGCTTTTTGATCCGTTTGTGACTACCAAGCGTGGTCAAGGCGGCAGTGGTCTAGGGACTCATATTATCTATAATCTTGTGACTCAAGGTTTGGGAGGCACGATTCATTGCACTAGTGAGCTAGGGAAAGGCGCATGCTTTGATATTGTGATTCCAAAACAGCGTATTACTCCCTCGAGCATGTCATAG
- a CDS encoding DUF3369 domain-containing protein — protein MSDSDLLFGSEDEQPTPASQLQDQIKPWRVLIVDDEEQVHKVTSLVLGSCLFDHQPIELIHAYSTAEAKSLLSTQDSFALAIIDVVMETDDAGLELVKYIREQLQDNHIRLVLRTGQPGQAPEDTVIAKFDINDYKNKTELTSTKLKTLLYSTLRSYRDILAIETNRKGLYNLIDATSKIVDTQQLPVFASAVLEEIGTLLNLDSEAVCTHTPVDAVAAKARKQYYSILAATGEVKQILDQSHQLPDEITRYFDQAKRANKSLYEEPVYVGYYHTDLAGENLLYVKPNAPLKKMGRHLLDMYTRCVAITHNNLSQKDEVKRSRQELVYVLSETIERRQPDESNHVRRVSKMAYLLAKAAGKDDNFCERLKLAAPLHDIGTIGIADEVLTKRGQYTEQDREEMARHAEIGEAILGKSDKPVLKMASIIAAQHHERWDGQGVKGLKAEQIDEAARFVTVVDVIDALGCQKSYRPAFKDEEIIEFIKENSGKIFDPSIAETALELSDDFKRIRLHHPDRY, from the coding sequence ATGTCAGATTCAGACCTGCTTTTTGGTAGTGAGGACGAACAGCCGACCCCTGCCAGTCAACTCCAAGACCAGATAAAACCTTGGCGTGTCCTCATTGTGGACGATGAGGAGCAAGTACACAAAGTCACAAGCCTGGTGTTAGGAAGCTGTCTCTTTGATCATCAGCCTATCGAATTGATTCATGCCTATTCCACGGCAGAAGCCAAAAGCCTGCTCTCCACGCAAGATAGTTTTGCACTAGCTATCATTGACGTTGTCATGGAAACCGATGATGCGGGACTGGAACTGGTAAAATATATTCGAGAACAACTACAAGACAATCACATTCGTTTAGTCTTACGTACCGGACAACCAGGCCAAGCGCCAGAGGATACTGTAATTGCTAAGTTTGATATTAACGATTACAAAAATAAGACGGAGCTAACCAGTACTAAACTGAAAACACTGCTTTACAGCACTTTGCGCAGTTATCGCGATATCCTCGCAATAGAAACTAACCGCAAGGGACTTTACAACTTAATCGACGCCACCAGCAAAATTGTTGACACTCAGCAACTGCCCGTATTTGCCAGCGCGGTTCTAGAAGAAATCGGTACGCTTTTAAACCTAGATAGCGAAGCTGTATGCACCCACACGCCAGTTGATGCCGTGGCTGCAAAGGCGCGTAAACAGTACTATTCAATCCTTGCAGCAACAGGTGAAGTTAAACAAATTCTCGATCAAAGCCATCAGCTTCCTGACGAAATCACTCGATACTTTGATCAAGCGAAACGGGCCAACAAAAGCTTATATGAAGAACCTGTCTATGTCGGCTATTACCATACTGATCTTGCTGGCGAAAATTTACTGTACGTTAAACCCAATGCGCCACTTAAAAAAATGGGACGTCATTTATTAGATATGTATACACGATGCGTTGCTATTACCCATAATAACCTGTCGCAAAAAGATGAAGTTAAGCGTTCACGGCAGGAGCTTGTATATGTGCTCAGTGAGACCATCGAGCGCAGACAACCAGATGAAAGTAATCATGTCCGACGGGTAAGTAAAATGGCGTATTTGTTAGCAAAAGCCGCCGGCAAAGATGATAACTTTTGCGAACGCTTAAAATTAGCAGCCCCACTACATGACATTGGTACTATTGGTATTGCTGATGAGGTTTTAACGAAGCGTGGCCAATATACAGAACAAGATCGGGAAGAAATGGCACGACATGCCGAAATAGGTGAAGCTATTTTAGGAAAATCTGATAAGCCGGTTTTAAAAATGGCCAGCATTATTGCAGCTCAGCATCATGAACGTTGGGACGGCCAAGGAGTAAAAGGATTAAAAGCAGAGCAAATAGACGAAGCTGCACGTTTTGTGACAGTCGTCGATGTTATCGACGCATTAGGTTGTCAAAAAAGCTACCGACCAGCCTTTAAAGATGAAGAGATCATTGAGTTCATTAAAGAAAATAGTGGCAAAATATTTGACCCAAGCATAGCAGAAACAGCACTAGAGCTGAGTGATGATTTCAAGCGCATACGCCTTCACCACCCAGATCGTTATTAG